The following proteins are co-located in the Saccharomycodes ludwigii strain NBRC 1722 chromosome V, whole genome shotgun sequence genome:
- the SKG3 gene encoding Skg3p (similar to Saccharomyces cerevisiae YNL278W | CAF120 | CCR4 Associated Factor (paralog of YLR187W | SKG3)) gives MKRIFSKNKDRVEDGGGNNDSFLTPPRIFSGKNSGSSSSSRKASTSSTTDNSNEKKVSRPRSGSFGKLFRSMSDSNNDADNPEILQSSNNKTVLSPELIPIVTLLSAQAHRRYKVGTFLLLKDLNNDGETSDREWIECFGVLIGTQLALWEASKLDIPKPNDSTKNNDKSNSRDSFLAESLFNAASRPKYLNFSDAKFKVLNEKGNKQYTLVVSTTMKNRYFLKFSNKKSFDSWHAAFRLCLFEYISLQEGYTGAFLSTKGSKLSDIAVILADTKFNHEDWVSVRFGSGTPWRRCYAVIQQPQKKSTKKKNYYGNITFYENDKKLNKSHIIAVINSAKSVYAIYPSSPLLIDNSTMLKLEGNIAFNVKDTDKDKKKKDKEKSAVEDAGEIFIMPELHSAVPGYDTIIRFLVPSLNAFQLYGRPKRLISDKDDPNSLLFGLPTLPKVHYLEVKDVLSAAKSSESGHWSSYEWRDHIKEILLDKMQSGYSGCGSTTGYSGALSSPGLSSTELFSSNAVLAPNIPTTPKVSSPLSKHSNFVFDRNVSLKSGDSVSDHSSNTKSKTKLSSSSSKLKILDRETTSPYETAILAGNSSTSLLSDEDVTNSTHQLTIPKNRSPLSKRDNKSNFSVNNKPNMKLNISEDEYDTTDNIMRPEMLTPYYTPRETAEFSKITTPKSPYEQYKTLDGFSNDNDNSFGVDNKSAVIDSQDMPVMTGSKLDISRQSYDDTTTNDDFDEDDDNNSVINNDMINQETYHDISKNNEYFTPSLTVDPDFKFEGSTSSRSVSPMNSERLESMIINNYTYQRQEINRNSDFNSKENTPASHLNNELRLKDKLALNEAKDANKENEEEEEEEEEEEEEEDADDDKVINNNNHILNDFHNLSRTLSTYALKGKQNSQLKVFEKETLPLNLPDINKSVGSLISEEIFVSANNSDASRFGEDKKFEKSYESNDSKDYETGGKYFQGEFFKNDSSLYSDEDEENVFDADYMEESSIADVANPSKPAIFEPYQDNSLKPEFIQPSKTDINVSSNNNSFTNNNSRYKEMNPEISNTSKTGADTNAFVSHAKGRPIPPVQIQASYKPINASHMASMPQHQKLKVEIPVQNNVNFGTINNNRIPPPATLQPQRTLQQKVEYSPTSNINKGNKFNAPVPMSPQQGRVNMHPQQQKQMGNRPYPPSLNSPQQQYPYGKMNSQVNQGFNRPYGQPMAQNHQLYGQASQPKYSVNRKPFVASTNKSFIPPQNQHGKAHLGNNMYPQQRQGQAPMGNNMYPQQRQGQAYVSGNMYPQYYPPSGSNGGRLQPMKSMPTPPIKTNRIPITHNNNMNNNFNKNNAKSGTGSGVSSGFSQFMPPPSNGKNPYGNS, from the coding sequence ATGAAACGTAtcttttctaaaaataaagatcgTGTTGAAGATGGAGGTGGAAATAACGACAGTTTCTTAACCCCCCCTAGGATTTTCAGTGGTAAAAATAGTGGCTCTTCTAGTTCTAGTAGAAAAGCATCTACCTCTTCAACTACTGACAAtagtaatgaaaaaaaagtatcaaGACCAAGATCAGGGTCATTTGGTAAACTATTTAGATCAATGAGTGattctaataatgatgCTGACAATCCCGAGATACTACAATCAAGCAATAACAAAACCGTATTATCACCCGAATTAATACCGATCGTTACTTTACTATCTGCACAAGCCCATAGAAGATACAAAGTTGGTACATTCCTgcttttaaaagatttgaaTAACGATGGGGAAACTTCCGATAGAGAATGGATAGAATGTTTTGGTGTTTTGATCGGTACACAATTGGCTTTGTGGGAGGCTTCTAAGCTGGATATACCAAAGCCTAACGACAGTACAAAGAATAACGATAAGAGCAATTCTCGTGATTCCTTTTTGGCTGAAAGTTTGTTTAATGCAGCTTCGAGGCCTAAATATCTCAATTTTTCAGATGcaaaatttaaagttttaaacGAAAAGGGCAATAAGCAATATACCTTGGTAGTAAGTACTACTATGAAAAATCGGTATTTCTTGAAATTTAGTAATAAGAAAAGTTTTGATTCGTGGCATGCTGCTTTTAGATTATGTTTATTTGAGTACATTTCTTTACAAGAAGGCTATACCGGTGCATTTTTGTCTACAAAGGGTTCTAAATTGAGCGATATAGCTGTAATTTTAGCCGATACTAAATTTAACCATGAAGACTGGGTTAGTGTTAGATTTGGATCCGGTACGCCATGGAGAAGATGCTATGCTGTTATCCAACAgcctcaaaaaaaaagtactaaaaaaaaaaactattatgGAAATATCACTTTTTATGAAAACGATAAGAAATTGAACAAGTCCCACATTATAGCTGTGATCAATTCCGCAAAATCAGTATATGCTATTTATCCATCTTCGCCGCTATTAATTGACAATTCCACAATGTTAAAATTGGAAGGCAATATAGCTTTCAATGTAAAAGATACagataaagataaaaaaaagaaggataaggaaaaaagtgCCGTTGAAGACGCTGGtgaaatttttattatgcCAGAATTGCACTCTGCAGTTCCTGGTTATGatactattattagatTTCTAGTACCATCTTTGAATGCTTTCCAATTGTATGGTAGACCTAAAAGGTTGATCTCTGATAAGGATGATCCTAACTCCTTGTTATTTGGACTACCCACTTTGCCCAAAGTTCACTATTTGGAAGTCAAGGATGTGTTATCTGCAGCTAAATCAAGCGAAAGCGGCCATTGGAGTAGCTATGAATGGAGAGACcatattaaagaaatattattggatAAAATGCAAAGTGGGTATTCGGGGTGCGGCTCAACTACCGGATACTCGGGCGCCTTATCATCGCCTGGGTTATCTTCCACAGAACTATTTTCTTCTAACGCTGTACTTGCACCAAATATTCCAACAACTCCGAAAGTATCTTCACCTTTAAGTAAGCATAGTAACTTTGTATTTGATCGAAACGTTAGTTTGAAAAGTGGCGATAGTGTTAGCGACCACAGCAGTAACACTAAGAGTAAAACTAAGTTATCGTCTTCTTCGTCTAAATTGAAAATCCTGGATCGCGAGACTACTAGCCCATATGAAACTGCCATATTGGCTGGCAATTCCTCAACTTCCTTACTGTCTGATGAAGATGTCACAAATAGCACACATCAACTGACCATTCCTAAGAATAGATCACCTTTATCTAAACGTGATAACAAAAGTAATTTtagtgttaataataaaccaaaTATGAAGCTAAATATATCAGAGGATGAATATGATACTACCGATAATATTATGAGACCAGAAATGCTAACTCCTTATTACACCCCAAGAGAAACAGCTGAATTTAGCAAAATCACCACTCCCAAAAGTCCTTATGAGCAGTATAAGACTCTTGATGGCTTTtcaaatgataatgataatagttTTGGTGTTGACAATAAATCTGCCGTCATCGACTCACAGGATATGCCTGTTATGACCGGATCCAAGCTTGATATAAGCAGACAGTCATATGATGATACAACAACCAATGATGACtttgatgaagatgatgataataatagtgttattaataacgATATGATCAATCAAGAAACTTATCACGATATCAGTAAAAACAATGAATACTTTACGCCCTCATTAACTGTTGACCCTGATTTCAAGTTCGAGGGTTCTACTTCTTCGAGGTCTGTATCGCCAATGAACAGTGAACGTTTAGAAAGTAtgattattaataactACACATATCAAAGGCAGGAAATTAATAGAAATTCCGACTTTAATTCCAAGGAAAATACACCGGCTTCTCATCTAAATAATGAACTTAGGTTGAAAGATAAGCTAGCACTCAATGAAGCGAAGGACGCTAATAAGGAGaatgaggaagaagaagaagaagaggaggaggaggaggaggaggaagaCGCCGATGATGATAAAGTtataaacaacaataaccaTATTCTAAATGATTTTCACAACTTATCACGCACTTTATCCACTTATGCTTTAAAAGGCAAACAAAACTCACAATTGAAGGTATTTGAAAAAGAGACCTTACCCTTAAATCTACCagatataaacaaaagcGTGGGAAGTTTAATATCTgaagaaatatttgttaGCGCTAATAATAGTGATGCCTCAAGATTTGGTGAGGATAAAAAGTTTGAAAAATCTTATGAATCTAATGATTCTAAAGATTATGAAACTGGTGGAAAATACTTTCAAGGAGAATTTTTTAAGAATGACTCTAGTCTTTATAGTGATGAGGACGAAGAGAATGTATTTGATGCTGATTATATGGAAGAGAGTTCTATTGCTGATGTAGCTAATCCATCAAAACCCGCAATTTTTGAGCCATACCAAGATAATAGTTTAAAACCTGAGTTCATTCAACCATCTAAAACTGATATTAATGTTTctagcaacaacaacagttTTACAAACAATAATTCAAGATACAAAGAAATGAATCCAGAAATATCGAATACTTCCAAGACAGGTGCTGATACGAATGCTTTTGTAAGTCATGCAAAAGGTAGACCAATTCCACCGGTCCAAATACAAGCTTCTTATAAGCCGATAAATGCCAGTCATATGGCCTCTATGCCTCAGCACCAAAAGTTGAAAGTAGAGATACCGGTCCAAAACAATGTTAATTTTGGCACAATCAACAATAATCGTATACCGCCACCGGCAACACTACAGCCGCAACGAACATTACAACAAAAAGTTGAGTATTCACCAACCAGCAATATCAACAAGGGTAATAAGTTTAATGCACCAGTCCCAATGAGTCCGCAACAGGGTAGAGTAAATATGCAcccacaacaacaaaaacagaTGGGGAACAGGCCATATCCGCCATCTCTTAATTCACCTCAACAGCAATATCCTTACGGAAAAATGAATTCACAAGTAAATCAAGGTTTTAATCGGCCATATGGACAACCAATGGCACAAAATCATCAGCTGTACGGACAGGCGTCTCAACCCAAATATTCAGTAAACAGAAAACCTTTTGTTGCATCTACTAACAAGAGTTTTATACCACCACAAAACCAACATGGAAAAGCACATCTGGGTAACAATATGTATCCGCAACAACGCCAGGGACAAGCACCCATGGGTAACAATATGTATCCACAACAACGTCAAGGACAAGCATATGTTAGTGGCAATATGTATCCACAGTATTATCCTCCATCAGGAAGTAACGGCGGAAGATTACAACCGATGAAAAGTATGCCTACACCGCCTATTAAGACAAACAGAATACCTATAAcgcataataataatatgaataataattttaacaaGAATAATGCCAAAAGTGGTACTGGCAGCGGTGTATCTTCAGGATTTTCTCAGTTCATGCCACCTCCTTCTAATGGCAAAAACCCATATGGTAATTCATGA
- the MDL1 gene encoding ATP-binding cassette permease MDL1 (similar to Saccharomyces cerevisiae YLR188W | MDL1 | MultiDrug resistance-Like) yields MTLLLRRLNISNLTRGSILKVKISTSRSIHLNSRPLLTLKAPQLSFKVNPLTNWPYYNKRTYSSSALNDVPATSAKTVNKKKPPPKKVLFELKRIFELAKPESKVLFLALALILISSGVSMLIPSVIGKLLDVAQKNVTIKEGAVGENIVTVEKNEKELEDDKDDTILFGLTSVQFYSCLGLIFVSGAIANVSRIILLKVTGEKIVARLRTRLLKSVLSQDATFWDKNRTGDIISRLSADCSIVSKTITTNISDGCRAVLQGAVGVGMMGYISWHLTCVMLLLIPPIGVMAGIYGRRVKNLSRDLQKQIGDLTKASEEQLSAVKTIQSYGAERLEIHRYAGEVRKVFNVGFKEALTSGGFFGATGLMGNIALIALLVSGTSMISSGSLSVGDLSSFMMYAVYTGSSLFGLSNFYSELMKGAGAATRVFELYDKQPLIHPTLGKIEFAKTFGSKTPIIKFENVSFKYPTRPDVNIFNHLNLTIYPGEQICIVGPSGGGKSTIMSLLLRLYDVDKGQVMIGDYDIRAFNLRKYRRMLGVVQQEPMLFNGTILDNILYGLPKRDEYTKEQIMEALQKANCEKFLIGFPDGLYTQVGPRGTQLSGGQKQRIALARAFLMDSDILLLDEATSALDTQSEQVVAKSLLERAERGKTTVSIAHRRSTIENSTRVIVLNKEGGVAESGTFLELISDPESDLNALLASKGV; encoded by the coding sequence ATGACACTTTTGCTTCGAAGGTTAAATATTAGCAATCTTACTCGAGGATCAATTCTAAAGGTCAAGATATCTACTTCAAGATCTATACATTTAAACTCGAGACCACTATTAACATTAAAGGCACCACAATTAAGTTTTAAAGTGAACCCATTGACCAATTGGCCTTATTATAACAAAAGAACTTATTCTTCTTCAGCATTGAACGATGTTCCTGCTACTAGTGCAAAGacagtaaataaaaaaaagccgCCTCCCAAAAAAGTGCTTTTTGAGTTGAAAAGAATATTTGAGTTAGCTAAGCCTGAAAGTAAAGTGCTCTTCTTGGCATTggctttaattttaatatccAGTGGTGTAAGTATGCTAATCCCATCGGTGATTGGAAAACTGTTGGATGTTGCACAGAAGAACGTTACAATTAAAGAAGGAGCAGTGGGAGAAAACATAGTAACagtggaaaaaaatgaaaaagaactTGAAGATGACAAAGATGATACTATATTGTTTGGACTTACATCTGTGCAATTTTATTCTTGCCTAGggttaatttttgttagtGGTGCCATTGCTAATGTTTCtagaattattttgttgaaaGTTACCGGTGAAAAAATTGTAGCTAGGCTAAGGACGAGGCTATTGAAATCAGTATTATCACAAGACGCTACATTTTGGGATAAGAACCGTACTGgtgatattatttctaGATTGAGTGCTGATTGTTCGATTGTTTCTAAAACTATTACTACAAATATAAGTGATGGTTGCAGAGCGGTATTGCAAGGTGCAGTTGGTGTGGGCATGATGGGCTATATATCTTGGCATTTGACCTGTGTAATGCTGTTGCTAATTCCACCTATAGGTGTGATGGCTGGTATTTATGGGAGAAGGGTTAAAAACTTATCAAGAGACTTGCAAAAGCAAATTGGGGATTTAACAAAAGCTAGTGAGGAGCAATTGAGTGCTGTTAAAACCATTCAAAGCTATGGAGCCGAAAGATTAGAGATTCATAGGTATGCTGGTGAAGTAAGAAAGGTTTTCAATGTGGGTTTCAAAGAAGCGTTAACGAGTGGTGGTTTTTTTGGAGCCACTGGGTTAATGGGAAATATTGCGTTAATAGCATTATTAGTTAGCGGTACTTCGATGATTTCTAGCGGATCATTAAGTGTTGGTGATTTATCAAGTTTCATGATGTATGCTGTTTACACAGGTAGTTCCTTATTTGGGTTATCCAATTTTTATAGTGAATTGATGAAAGGTGCAGGCGCAGCAACAAGAGTTTTTGAATTATATGATAAACAACCGTTAATACACCCTACTCTGGGTAAAATTGAATTTGCGAAAACATTTGGTAGTAAAACACCAATAATTAAGTTTGAAAATGTCAGTTTTAAATACCCAACTAGACCAgatgttaatatttttaatcatttaaatttgaCCATTTACCCTGGTGAACAAATTTGTATCGTGGGTCCTAGTGGGGGCGGTAAGTCCACTATAATGTCGTTACTACTAAGATTATATGATGTAGATAAGGGACAGGTAATGATTGGTGATTATGATATTCGTGCTTTCAATTTAAGAAAATATCGTAGAATGTTGGGTGTTGTTCAACAAGAACCAATGTTATTTAATGGTACAATCTTAGATAATATTCTGTATGGGTTGCCGAAAAGGGATGAGTATACTAAAGAACAAATTATGGAAGCGTTACAAAAAGCTAATtgtgaaaaatttttgattggATTCCCGGATGGGCTATACACACAGGTGGGACCTAGGGGTACCCAATTAAGTGGTGGCCAGAAGCAAAGAATAGCTTTAGCTAGAGCATTTTTAATGGATTCGGACATACTACTATTAGATGAAGCCACCAGTGCTTTAGACACACAAAGCGAACAAGTTGTTGCTAAATCTTTGTTAGAAAGAGCAGAAAGAGGGAAGACTACAGTATCTATTGCGCACAGAAGGAGTACAATTGAGAATAGTACAAGGGTGATTGTTTTGAATAAAGAGGGCGGTGTGGCTGAATCGGGCACATTTTTAGAATTAATATCCGACCCTGAATCAGATTTAAATGCGCTACTAGCTAGTAAAGGAGTATaa
- the MET2 gene encoding homoserine O-acetyltransferase (similar to Saccharomyces cerevisiae YNL277W | MET2 | METhionine requiring), translated as MQTTQKPFKQLDPNTFKDTNPFISLVHNQKIVEVPQFTLESGIKIKNVPIAYKSWGKLNQRGDNVLVLCHALTGSSDVSDWWGPLLGAGLAFDPTKFFIICLNSMGSPYGSFSPLTINSKTGKPYGPEFPLCTVRDDVLIHKLVLDNLGVQKISCVIGGSMGGMLTLEYASIFGSDYVKSFVALATSARHSAWCISWSEAQRQSIYSDPKYLDGYYSLNDPPSAGLSAARMSALLTYRSRNSFEERFARRTPTKENLLKSKSILLSDDTSAKELTGTGESKGAHNDEENSNVLEQKNLEIHNDGHRRGSRRSSNNTGLLGTTNSETSSNSSITSDNEDTSSIKSASSSSSVITSADKSKIIKPAQTFFSAQSYLRYQGEKFVKRFDANCYISITRKLDTHDLARDREEDIEDIRDVLKSDTQPCLIIGIESDGLFTYSEQEFLAKYLPNSTLEKIDSPEGHDAFLLEFKRINILIRDFLRTNCPQIVSSKGVEWNEEIHMVKNSVFGEAEEVTNW; from the coding sequence ATGCAGACTACACAAAAACCCTTTAAACAGCTGGATCCTAATACTTTCAAAGACACAAATCCATTTATTTCCCTAGTTCATAACCAAAAGATCGTAGAAGTCCCCCAGTTCACTTTAGAATCAGgcattaaaatcaaaaatgtGCCGATTGCCTATAAAAGTTGGGgtaaattaaatcaaaGGGGTGATAATGTTCTGGTATTGTGTCATGCATTGACTGGTTCTTCAGATGTTTCTGATTGGTGGGGCCCCCTTTTAGGAGCCGGTTTAGCTTTTGATCCaaccaaattttttattatatgtttAAATTCTATGGGTTCCCCCTATGGGTCGTTTTCGCCATTAACTATAAATTCCAAAACTGGTAAACCTTATGGCCCAGAGTTTCCATTGTGCACGGTAAGGGATGACGTTCTTATTCATAAATTGGTTTTGGATAACTTGGGTGtacaaaaaatttcatGCGTTATCGGTGGATCTATGGGTGGTATGTTAACTTTAGAATATGCTTCCATTTTTGGTTCTGATTACGTCAAGAGCTTCGTTGCTCTCGCTACAAGTGCAAGACATAGTGCATGGTGTATATCTTGGTCAGAAGCCCAAAGACAAAGCATATATTCCGATCCCAAGTATTTAGATGGATATTACTCATTGAATGATCCACCCTCTGCTGGTCTAAGTGCTGCAAGAATGAGTGCTTTATTGACTTATAGATCTAGAAATAGTTTTGAGGAAAGATTTGCCAGGAGGACTCCAACCAAAGAAAACTTGTTAAAATCTAAAAGTATACTGTTATCCGATGACACTTCGGCAAAAGAATTAACGGGAACAGGTGAGTCAAAGGGTGCACACAATGATGAGGAGAATTCTAATGTTTtggaacaaaaaaatttggaaattCATAATGATGGGCATAGAAGGGGAAGCAGAAGAAGTAGTAATAACACTGGTTTGCTTGGAACTACAAACTCTGAAACTTCATCTAACTCGTCAATAACGTCCGACAACGAAGACACTAGCTCTATAAAGTCCGCTAGTTCTAGTTCTTCTGTCATTACCAGTGCTGATAAAAGTAAGATTATTAAGCCTGCAcaaacttttttctctGCCCAAAGTTACTTACGTTACCAGGgtgaaaaatttgttaaGAGATTTGATGCAAATTGTTATATTTCCATCACTAGAAAATTAGATACACATGATTTGGCTAGAGATAGAGAGGAAGATATTGAAGATATAAGAGACGTTTTGAAATCCGATACTCAACCTTGTTTGATAATTGGTATTGAAAGTGACGGTTTATTTACATATTCTGAACAGGAATTCTTGGCGAAATATTTGCCCAATTCCACTTTGGAGAAAATAGACTCTCCAGAGGGCCACGAtgcatttttattagagtTTAAAaggataaatattttaattaggGATTTTCTAAGGACAAACTGTCCTCAGATTGTAAGTTCTAAAGGTGTTGAATGGAATGAAGAAATTCATATGGTGAAAAACAGTGTTTTTGGTGAAGCTGAGGAGGTAACTAactggtaa
- the ISC1 gene encoding inositol phosphosphingolipid phospholipase (similar to Saccharomyces cerevisiae YER019W | ISC1 | Inositol phosphoSphingolipid phospholipase C): protein MSTAHDNAMPKVKFLTFNTWGLKYVSKHRSIRLRAIADKLSGKFGAIPLTESLYGSSETYQESYHVPDNDDDYDVIALQEIWVQEDWDYITSRTRHVYPYSRLFSSGILTGPGLAILSKIPIEKTFLYRFPINGRPSAFWRGDWYVGKSLSVTILKPLNEKTPSLCILNSHMHAPYAQKGDAAYLCHRSCQAWDLSKLAKLYSKAGYAVVVVGDLNSKPGTLPHKFLTMETGLVDSFEQLHQNDLVSLDRIKTMTPWHQIIYGGTTCDSILNTWRAQRKPWEACRLDYALIDPNKLETVDASVKFTERIPNIGSFSDHFAYSCTLQFKPINNINKSKMEVESREFLIQKLQNYNEMLSILQDYNKTARWQKTWRGFHFLISSLYVIGVHVVVTFTAEKAGWSSVLWLFSTVVVTVTGVLDGLISFLFGNKELRALQEVSREVLDSRSSLQQELGNSY, encoded by the coding sequence atgtcTACGGCACATGACAATGCTATGCCAAAGGTCAAATTTTTAACGTTCAATACTTGGGGATTAAAATATGTTTCCAAGCACAGATCCATAAGATTAAGAGCAATTGCAGATAAATTATCCGGCAAATTTGGAGCAATTCCACTGACTGAATCACTATATGGTTCGTCTGAAACATACCAAGAAAGTTATCACGTTCCAgacaatgatgatgattatgatgTTATTGCTTTACAAGAGATCTGGGTTCAAGAAGATTGGGATTACATAACTTCAAGGACTCGTCATGTGTATCCTTACAGTcgtttattttcttcaggAATATTAACAGGACCTGGTTTGGCTATATTGAGTAAGATTCCGAttgaaaaaacttttctctATCGCTTCCCTATTAATGGGAGACCAAGTGCATTTTGGAGAGGAGATTGGTATGTTGGGAAAAGTTTATCTGTTACCATATTAAAACCCCTAAATGAAAAAACGCCCTCCTTGTGCATTTTGAATAGCCACATGCACGCCCCATATGCACAAAAAGGTGATGCTGCATATTTATGCCATCGTAGTTGTCAAGCCTGGGATTTGTCCAAATTAGCCAAATTATACAGTAAAGCTGGATATGcagttgttgttgttgggGATTTAAATAGTAAGCCAGGAACTTTACCCCacaaatttttaacaatggAAACTGGCTTGGTTGATAGTTTTGAACAATTACACCAAAATGATCTGGTTAGTTTGGATAGGATTAAAACCATGACTCCATGGcatcaaataatttatgGTGGTACCACTTGTGATTCCATACTAAATACTTGGAGAGCTCAAAGAAAACCTTGGGAAGCTTGTAGATTGGACTATGCTTTAATAGATCCCAATAAACTAGAAACGGTTGATGCGAGCGTAAAATTTACCGAAAGGATTCCTAATATTGGCAGTTTTTCAGATCATTTTGCTTACAGTTGTACATTACAATTTAAACCtattaataacattaataaGAGTAAAATGGAAGTTGAAAGCAGGGAATTTTTGATACAAAAACTACAAAATTACAATGAAATGCTAAGCATTTTACaagattataataaaacagCACGTTGGCAAAAAACTTGGAGAGGTTTCcattttttgatttcttCACTCTATGTTATTGGTGTTCATGTGGTGGTAACTTTCACTGCCGAGAAAGCTGGTTGGTCAAGTGTTTTATGGTTATTTAGTACTGTAGTTGTCACAGTCACTGGTGTACTTGATGGGTTAAtaagttttttatttggtaaCAAAGAATTGAGGGCACTACAAGAAGTCTCAAGAGAAGTTCTAGATTCGCGTAGTTCTTTACAACAAGAATTAGGAAACTCTTAttga